From Arachis hypogaea cultivar Tifrunner chromosome 3, arahy.Tifrunner.gnm2.J5K5, whole genome shotgun sequence:
aacataaaattaatatGTACAAATAACTCATTAAATGATTTAAACATGATTAGATCCttcatataaatatttatatatatttttatctattcttcctattaattatattattttttagattaattttaatatactattaatataaaattattttatatatatatttaattacataatatcatattaataaaataaatattttttatatttattacgtaaataattatttaaagaaCAATTATAAATATACGATTATATTATAATGAAAATTCATGTGcagtcaacttcacatgaagttaatagttgagaaCTGTTAGAtggtttgattgatttgactaaatttttatctaacgattcttaactattaatttcacgtgaagttgactgcacctgagtttccatctAATATTACACTAGTTAGggtatcaaaattattttttgttttttctcgtGCGGTGGTGGCGCATTCGTTTAATTTTATAAAGAAAATGAAGAGATAAATAAAACAGCGGAAAATGAGAGTTCCAAATAAAAAccgttctttcttttctttctgtcAACATTCCATCAAAACTTCCGTCAGTATTCTCATCCACGGTTCTCTCTGTTGAACACCAAAAACCCTTTGCTTCTGCCAACAGAAACTATTAAGACTTCGCTCGCCAATACCACCAAACCCTAACGATTTCCAAAGCGGTCATTGTGACCTTTCATCTTGTGACTCGCTGAATTGAATCGGATTCGAATCTGACTCATCGGAAATCTATCCACTCACTCATGGGTGCTGCGGGCTCTAAGCTCGAGAAGGCTCTCGGCGACCAATTCCCCGAAGGAGAACGTTACTTCGGCCTAGAGAATTTTGGCAATACTTGTTACTGCAACAGTGTTTTGCAGGTTTCTCAACTGATTCATGGTTTTCGTTCTTTAATTCTATCTTCTGCTTTCAATCCTTAGCATcgatgattctttttttttttttcctttccttttggtCTATTCATTCTATGGGAAGTTTGCTGAAGATGTGTGTTTTTTGGTTCTGCTGTTGACTTGCTTCTTGAACTTCGACGTGCTTGATTTGTGAATCGATATTAGGATTGGGGATGTGCGATTTTTACTTCCGACCCGCGACTCTTAATCATCTTTCATAAGTTTTTTGTTGAAATTGATTGATAGTCTATTGAAATTTTAAGGCTAAACTATTATTCAATGTTTTCTTTATATGGTCCACACTACATTTTGTAAAAGCATTTACCTTTTCTAAAAACATCTTTAGTGATGGTATATGAAGATGTGTATGATTATTCTTGTTTTGTAAATATCTTCATGGTTCTTGACTAGTAACTTATCATTTCATTTTGCTACTTACTGCAGGCACTATACTTTTGTGTTCCATTTCGTGAACAATTACTAGAGTATTATGGAAATAACAAAAGCATTGGGGAGTTGGAAGAAAATCTTTTAACTTGCTTAGCTGACTTATTTTCACAGGTAATTAGCCTGTAGTTTGGTCGATTCTGGGCTTCACATGCATCATGCCCCAGCTTGTTTCATCTTTGATAAACTCAACCATGATATTTGTTCTTTGAATGCCTTTGAATTTGTAgccgttttattttttttatttgataacaATATtactagacttttttttttttatttatatgttgattcatttatttatttattttggtagaAGAAAATTCATCAGAGATAAGAGATAAACAAGTACAAGCATAGAAGATAAAATATCCTATTAAATAAAAACAGGAAATAGAAGAGCCTCCAACCAAGACAAATTGTATGCTTCTTTATCTTGGTTGCAATTTGTAAATGTTAAACATATATTTATTTCTCTTGGTGTAGATAAGTTCGCAGAAGAAGAAAACTGGTGTCATTGCTCCTAAACGATTTGTGCAGAGGttgaaaaaacagaatgaaatcTTCCGCAGCTATATGCACCAGGTATGTTCAAACTGTCAAGATTCAAGAATCAACTTCCTTCAATGAAATTCATTAGAAACATAATTTTTTGTTGTGGATTTCCTTATTTTTTCCCTTCTGGGTAGGACGCCCACGAATTCCTGAATTATTTGCTGAATGAACTTGTTGACATTTTGGAGAAAGAAGCCCATACTGTACAAAATGATCAAGAGACGTCCCCACCTTCTGAGAAGGCTGCAAACGGGCTCACAAATGGTACAATTAATGGTGCAAAGAAAGATCCTTTGGTTACTTGGGTGCACAAAAATTTCCAGGTGACCTTGTTCTGCCAATTTAACATTTGCCACCTTAAATTTTGATTGTTAATCCTTCTTTTGTGGGTAGGGGAAGGGGGTTACTCTTGTAATGAACATAAAATATCTTATATATACTTCTTTCTGTATGGATTTTCATTATTGTAACTTGCTCTGATTAGGGAATACTCACAAATGAAACAAGGTGCTTGCAATGTGAAACAGTGACAGCCAGAGATGAAACATTTCTTGACTTGAGCCTTGATATTGAGCAAAATAGTTCAATTACAAGCTGTTTGAAAAATTTCAGTTCCACTGAGACGTTGAATGCTGAAGACAAATTTTTTTGTGACAAATGCTGCAGGTATATTTATTTACCTTACAGTTTCACTAGCAGGCACAAATTTAAGCTTTATATTGCCTCAATCGTTTTGAATCATATGCCTTTATCTCAACAATTTCATTGGTTTTTATACCTCAAGTTTTCTTATGATACCAGTTTGCAAGAGGCTCAGAAAAGGATGAAGATAAAGAAACCACCTCACATCTTGGTCATCCATTTGAAGCGGTTTAAGTACATGGAACAGCTGGGCCGCTACAAGAAGCTATCTTACAGAGTTGTCTTCCCCCTCGAGCTGAAATTGAGTAACACCGTTGATGAAGCAGACATTGAGTATTCTCTATTTGCGGTGGTTGTACATGTGGGAAGTGGCCCCAACCATGGGCATTATGTTAGCCTTGTGAAAAGCCATAATCACTGGTTATTTTTCGATGACGAAAATGTTGAGATGATTGACGAATCTGCTGTGCAAACTTTCTTTGGATCAGCACAGGAATATTCCAGTAATACAGACCACGGGTACATTTTGTTCTATGAAAGCCTTGGCCTGGGTAACCGGAGTTAGACGGAGGAGTTCTATGAATTTTAGGTACTCAATCATTTGGAACCCATCtggtttatatatttattttctttactACCGTCTTCATTTTTCAACCCTTTGAAGGAGATTTTACGTCCTTCAGACAGAGGATATACGGTTGTGAAAATGTAAACTTAGGTGGATGGCATGTACAGTGGATGACGataacattatatttttttttttttttgcattttctttttcacaaTAATAGCAGTAAAAATATATGGGTGGAAATTTCACCGACATCGCTGCAAATGTCCACCAAGATTAGCAACTAACTTGTGTTTGAATAATTTGCACTCAGACTACACTTTACAGTGTATATATTACTAAGTTTTGTTATAGGTGGGCATTCTTTGGACTAATAAGAGTATGTCTTCGGACGCATAAACTAACTACTTGAGTATCCATTCCAATGATGTTTCAAATGGCGCTGGGATTAAATGATTTTATTGTGAAAAGCTGGGCGGAATAAGGAAGTATCATTCTGCGTTACCATAACTCATGTATGACCAAGGTATTAGATTAAAGTCGAGTATTTTTAGTAGTTACATCGCTTTGAACCTATAACGTCGCATTTCAGCAATTATCTGCTGTACAAGGGAAGCAGGGAACAAGTAgtattattaaaaaagaaaaaagacatCAAAACTAAGGCAACATATCGTCAGACTCCTAGGTGCAATGCTCATTCTATTCCATAAAACAATGGAACATATGCTAAATTCTAAATGACTGTAAGCATGAAAGTATCCTCGTCCAGCAAAGTTTCAAGATCAATGAGGTTATcaaattctcttctctcttctgaaCTCCTATGATGTTTTAGCTGCAAAAGGCATATACACAAGATGTTCTTTACTGCCACAAACAGAACAAACAGTCATGTGCAAGGCCTGATATAATGCTCTCAAGTTGATGCAACTCTGAATTCATAAATCTCACACGAAGAAATCAATGTTGAGCTTGAGCAGAACGTTTGGATATATTTTTAACGGAATGAAAATTACTGCTTTGATATATtgactggaaaaaaaaaaagaacataccGCTGATTTACAAAGCAGGAAAATTGATAAAAACTCATAAAAGAAGGGGTAAAGTACCTGGTTTTCTTGGATCTCAGTTACAACATTCAACAGCCTATGGTATTGGTCTCTTGCCTCTGGATACTGAACCATTGACTTCACCCTGGATAGGGCTTTCTGCAACCTTTCCTCTGTTTGCTTTCTGCCTTCTTTCAAGAAATCATACTCATCCTCCTTGCACTGTGTATCTTGTACCATAGTTCCCTCGGGAACATCTTCCAATTTAAATCCACGTAAACCACTACCTTTTCGGCGCCAGCGCAAAATAACTTTTTCTAAAATTCCAACTGACCAAATTATCTTTCCACAGTTCTTCCTAACCTGGTGCCCCCTTACATGAGCCTAAATAATGGAAACTGAGAAGTTAGAATCATATCAATTAGAAGCGTTCCTGGAAGAAgaataggaataaaaattaaaggTAAATGTGAACAGTATGACCATTTATGACATTGGGACACACCTGAATTTTAACTATTCTTTGGCGAATCATCAAAAATTCTTTTCTGCCCTTCCAACTGCGGAATTTGTTCTGGATTCGTATTGCAGCTGCATGTACAGGCTCATTGCGTTGTCCAACCTTGTGTGGTTTTACAGTTATAAGAGAAAGAGCATCTTCATCAGATATTCCAAATTTATCATCATATTCTTTCAGTTGTTTTCTTTGGAAAGATTGCACTCTATAAACTTCATGAATACGTGCAGCAGCCTGGCTGGCATTACACACTGCTGCCAGTGAATCTTTCAGTGACAGTTCATATGATAGGCGATCATCATTAACTTCAGTAGTATTGTGTTGGACTCTGTATACTACTTTTGATCCAGAACTTTCTCTCGTGTCCCTGTTCATATCAAGAGATAATAGTTGCACGCTTATTGAAGATTCTGCAAgataccctgcaattcctttgtgACCGTTTGCAGAAGCCAGGTCAGCTGGTGTTCTACCAGAAGGATGCTCTGGGCTTGGATCAGTCAGCACCCCAGGTGCTGCGCCAAGAGAGATGAGGGAAGCAACTGTGAGCTCCCTGAAAATTAGAATTGAGACGTATGTAAAGAAAGTCCAATCATTGAAGTACTATAATTAGTTTATCCAGATTTTGTTGGAATTTTTAATACAGTTCCCAGCAGAACTTTTATCAGTTTCTTGATTGAAGACATTTCATCCATCAAGCCAATAACAAACTATTTCTCACATACTAGCAACAAAGTTGCAATTAATATTAGTGATATAATCAGCTATAAACTTATAATATGGTAGACAGATATAATCAGCTTCAAATACTACTTTGATCAAATGCATTACATTCTACAAGCACTAAAGTTCTCACCTGCCACAGAATGCAGCCCAATGAAGAGCAGTCCATCCATTTACATCGCAGAAGTTCACATTTACACCAGCAATTACTGTGGGTTGTAAGGCCCAATCATAGCCAAGAGCAGCCGCAAGATGAAGTACTCCTTGGCCACCCTCATCCAATACATTAGGGCCTTTCCCATCTTCGATGACTTTTTGAAGGAGCCACCCAAGTAACTTATCTTTCAAAAGATTTTGAAGCAGATGCTCCTGTACATTTTGTGGAGAAAAATCTTTCTCTAGAGTAAGTTTCAGCAGCTTATCCCaatcatcctcctccttcctcagCAAAGAACTTATTTTACTTCTCAGTTCAGATTTCTCGCTTACACTGATTGGATCGAAGTTTTGAGGTAAGGTATGCCCCATGTACAGCAGCTCTTCAAATCGCACACTGAAATTATCAGAAATGCTCTCTCTCTGCTCAGCTGCATTGTTGACTTCTTGAGTGTAAATGTCTCGGAAATCAAATTCTCGTATTTCACTACATGCTAACCTATTGGAACAAGTTACATAGAAAGGAATCCTCCCAGTTTTATGTGGAGGAGTATAACAAGAAAGAACACCATTGTCAATGATATTAGCTGGCACTTCTACCTCACCGAACATGCAAGACCATTTACATTGTTCAGCTTCCTGTAGACTCCTCAAGAATTGTCCATAAATGAGAATCTGTACAAGTTTGTAACAAATGAAGAAACAAATAATCAAAATTATAGAACTGAAGAAGTAATATGAATGAGTTGGGAAAAAGTCCAGTGAACATAACATCAAAACTGAGAGCAAGTACAGAATATCAAAAGATCCACCTTAGTTTCTGAACCTTCAAATGCCCAGCTTGGGGAAAAGTCAATAATAGTAAAAAGTTGATCATGGGAAATAGATGGATCCAGTGCATAGGTATCCAGGTGCACTTCAGAAGGAATAGTTGCATTGTCcacatcattttcattttcaacTGTACCCCAATAAGCACTAAAAGTGGATGGAGTTTTAGATTCTTCCACATCTCCAAGTTCTTTACTCATCCATTGGTTGAAACTGTCAAGCTTCTTCAGACCCTCTTCTGCAAGGGATCCATCTAACAGAGCCTTCTTTAGAGTTAAATTTGTATCATCTATTCCATCCAGGCTTCTATTGGTTTCTATCTTCTCTTTTGCATCTAATAGTTTTTCTTGAGGGTCATCTATCATAAGAACCTTTGGTTTATCTTGATGTATAAGACACTGTTCCAAGGATCTTTGAGGATCAAATTCATATAACTCATTCATTACCTGCCAATTTCCTTCAACTTGTACCATATTTTCTTTCCCATTCACTTTGGTAATATTGGTGGTGAAATTTGACCTCATTAGAGAGGGATTGCTATTGATTCCCATGTTATCAGGTTGGATTTCAGGGAGTACGGGTTGAAGAGGCATGTATTGACTTCTCCCATTATTTTCCAAGATATATTCCCACATTGAAAAGCCAAGGTGTTGTGGGGGTTCATATGCCAATCTAACATTATGAATGTCTTTGATTTTGCCAGCTTGACTGAGCATGATATGATTCATCCCAGGAGTGCCACACAACTTCTCTTGTTCATCTGTGATGGTTTCAATATTGCAATTAGTACAACATATCAGGTAAGAACCTGCATGAATACAGAGGCGTGGATATATGGAAGATAAAAGCGTAAAGCaaataaaaatgaagaaattTACTTATGAACTGTGGCGGGCAATAAGGATCAGGAATCTTCTCAACAACTGGGTGTTGTGTCTCAAGGAAGGAGTAGTCTTCTGAACTTGCATAATTATTCAATGCTGTAAACACTACACCAAGTTACAACTTACAAATACGAAATACAAACAAACACAAGAAAATACTAAAGAGCTAAGGCATAAATATTAACCGAACTATGTTTCTCTATTCTTGAAAGTAAAACATCTGAAATCATCAACAAAATGAGGCTACAAACAAAAGAAATACCTGACTCAGCTTCTTCATATTCTGTTGcttgagtgctcttcatgcttgTTGTATCTATTGTATGTGATGGAACCTGGTAGTTATGTGGATGAAGACTACATGATAAAAAAATTTCCTTCTCTGTGGAACCTGGTAGTTTGTCAATTTGTGCATAAGGAAGAGATTCTTGATTTTCTTTGGCAGCACCTCTAAAATTTGCCTTAGTTGCCTGATTATTTTAAGCAAAAgggaaagggggggggggggggttaaaGATTATCTTGACCATCTAACTAGTTTCCAAAAAATAGCAGATAAAATTGTAGCATGTTACCTTCACTTCCCTATAATGGACAAGAACAATGTGCGAGAGTTCCCTACAATAATATTTAGATACAATAAATGAGACAAGATGATACCAAGAAGAGGTCAATCCACAGTTAGATGCATGAAATAGAAACGATCTATTTCtggaatataattaaattaaacataagaATGTGATCAACTGTTGCTGAATCTTTCTCATCGGCACTAGGTAAAGCAAAGCAAATCACCATTAACCAAGAAGAAACACCTACATAAGGACCAGTATGTGCGTATTTGAAAGTTTTCATTTTCCTGGATAAAAATATAAAGGAGAACCTCTGCTGAGATCTTTAATaacattaagaaaaaaaaaatcttactcATCAAGCATCCAGTATGTGCgtctttgaaaattttcattttcttctccgTGTGCATAATAGCAGTGCAACACATCCACACTTCCAGCCTAAAAGCATCACAATccattcaaattaataatttataagaaagaaagaagctaTTGATACACGTCCTAGAGCAGAATTCATTTTTAATGGCAATAAATAAATCTTACAGCTTCATTTATCATTTCAGTGCCTGCTAAATGTGAGTTGTAACTTGTAATAAAACTTATGATGGTGATCTTAGCTTCTATATATTTACCTTAAGTCTCTCATGAGCTTCCCTCACTGTTTTTCCATCCTTTTTCTTTCTCCAGTTGTGGCCATCCTTTCTAAAGTATCTCAGCACCTTCCGATCAAACAGGAAAAGTGAACCACCTAATGTCAACCAAAAATATAATTAGACAGAGGAACATCTTGAAATCAAACACAGCACACTGATGCTTGACAATAGTGCAGGCCCAAGTCACCTCATAAAATGTTAAATCTAGAAAATATTATGTGTTTAGTTTGCGTTtgcatttttgttttcatttttagtgttttctgtTTTGAAGATTTTGTGAAAGAAATAGTGAAAACAGGAtatgaaaatagaaaacaagattttattgtttttcctattttctctttCCCGCAACAAAATCTTGAAAATAGAGAATACTGAAAATTAAAATGGAAAGTGAAAATGCGAACCAAAAGTGCCCATGAATAATAATTCCCTCCCCTTATCcctttcaaatagaagaagaaaaacaagtaaCGGAAAAAGAATTTTAATTCCTTTTTGCCCAAATCAAGTAAAAGGAAGTCGTTAAGAACTCAAGACAACTGTTGACTTGGGAAGAAGAGAATCATACTTGGCGGCATATGTGCAGGCTCTGGAGCAATTTGGAACATTTTATAATTACTGAGAATTTCACAAATTTCAGCTGGGCGCAGCCATCGACGCTGCGCTTCTATAAGAATTTGCTCAATATCTGTTTCCATGAGAGAATAGCAATTAGATATTGATACAGATTGCTTTAAATAACTCAGAGAAACGCAATTAATAACAGTGATACAGTACTGCTTCCCTTACTCAGGTCAGTGAAGTGGacggaaaaaaagagagaagagaagaaaaagaaacagaaaatgaaagcttcaatttttTAGTCAATATATATTGAAGCAAACATGGACAACAAGAGACTGCAATTCACTCCCGATTTACGCATACCAAGATTTGTAAGCAACTTGATTCCCTTTTCATCACTAACAAGATAACTATCTAGTCCGGTTTCTTATGAACCAAGTCAACCAAACTAcagaaataagaaagggaaaaaaaacttCTGAGTACTAAGACATGGCAGTTGAAGCTAAGCTAACCAAGTTCAAACATGCAGAGACTATAGACTTCAAAACTCAACACAAACCATTGTCCACCCTTATTCTGAGATGAGAAAGCTGGCTACAAAACCATGCAAAATTTTCTTCACTGAGTAATAATCAGAATTAATATTTTGGGACTGGAAGAAAAAGGCCTCACAGAGTTCTTGTTAAGGGAAATAGGGAAATGTTCGTATAATATGATGCTATTGCTATGATTCTAGCAGTCACATATCTATTTTGGAAATCAACTAGAATGAAGAAAGCATGTAAGAGATAATCCGCAAAAAGAGGGTCAAAGAACGCTTACTAAATTGATTAGGGGGAACATAGCACTTGACGTCAGCCATGGAAATGGAATCCAAGTCACAATCACTTGGGATGGGTTAGATTCAACCGCAGTTTTGTAGAACTGTAAGCAGCAAAGCAGAGTTGTCTTTTGAGATTTTGAGCGGAAAAAACATTCAGACTAGACAAGGCtacgtatttttttatttttcattctttttcaccTAAAATCTAAACAAAAAGAGATAGAGATGTTGTAGTACAATGATGAATGAATGTGTAATGTAATGTTGGAAAGTTCAAATCAAGGTTTAACGCGGAGAGAGAATGTAATGATGTTGTTTTTTGGAAGAGATACtgtattgcttttttttttcgacGCGGGAGTGCGGGACGTACAACTAGCAAGGGTAGTGTAGCAGTGTCAGCATAACGTAATAATAAGTAGAAGCGCCACTTTACACTTGTCAAAGGGTGATGCAAATTTGTTTGACTGATatattttctttctcaatttctaTTTGACTAACCTTTCTTTCCTGGAACCTTCGCAAATACCCTTTCTTTCACCCGTAGACTTTCTGGTCCATATTTATATTGCACCCTCTGTCTCCTCTTCTTGTCATTTTCTCCACCCGCGATAAATAATGACTAATACTTCTCTAACAAAGTCAAGACCGTTATTACATTGTGTTTATGCTTTGAGATGGCCGTTGATTGTGACGTCATTGCATCCTGGTCATGTATTGAAATGTGACAATGTTTTACACACTcaataactcttttttttttttctgggtgaagaagagagagtatatgtcatttgaattataatttgttgGCTTTTTCATCGACAtttcatttatatataaattttagacTACATTAAAATGTTATACCCATATATATTAAACAACATtacattttattaaaataaatttaatttgcatatattattaaataattaaaaccaATTATCTTTAAgacttattattatttgtatcataatatgataataaattaataattcaaatgaaagaataatataattattaatgtattaaaattaaaattttataatatattaacacATTAGGGAACTAAAATTAGCATCAGAAAGTAGTGTAGCCTACCGGGGAAAGAAAAAGGTAGAACAACCTGGTCATATTTGCTTCTCAACCCTGCATAATTATTGCATTGTTCGAAGAATTCCGTTGCATTTAAGGGATTAACTTCTTTAACTCATAAGGTACtaactaaaagagaaaaagaaaggaccCACCTCAATAGTTTTTTCTCTTCAAGATAGCAATAGATCATGCTCAATAGTCAATAGTATGATAATCCCATTCATACGGACGTCTTGAAAGCAGAAATTTTAACCAAGCTTTATTTACCCTAGCATTAACATAGAAAATCAACATAAATAAAATGATACTcaactattttaatttatcatgAACGCAAGGAATGGAAAAAAAATGAGCCTCACGAAAAATAGGCACtaaaaatttcaatgaaaaaattgGTCACCATGAAAGTCATATATCAAGAAAGATTTTCCAAATCAACACCAAAAATTACCTATGAGAAGGGGAGAATAAAAAGATAGATTGATTCATATGGTAACAATAAGGAACAACATATACATTTAACTTCATAAGATCTTCAAGGAAGGGACTGCGGTTATGACCATCTTTTTTCAGTGCATTTGGTCCATAAACAGACAAAAACAGAAGCATACAATCAGAAGCTCAGAACAATTTAAAGCATATTAGTAGTGtaatatataaatactaaaacaGGAAATTGTGAAAGTTACCTGTGTTACCTAACATAGAGCTCTTCTATCCTCTTCTCAAGACCCTTCTCCAACACATTCTGATCAGCAATTTCTGTGCTGCATCAGTTCTTCCATTCTCTGGTCAAAACCTTCCTTCTCTTCTCTAGCTTGATCTCAGTTTTCACCTGTTTAATGGGGAAAAAGAATTACTTTCACTCTTGAACTTAAAATTATGCCTGAATCCAAGCACTTGTGAAACTGAAGAAAACCAGCATGCACACACCAAATGAAATACAGATCAGAACCCTTGCCTAAACTAGTAATCCGTCAGCAAAGATAATTATGAGCTGTTTAAAGCCTCCTGAatgtccaaaatataaaaatcaattcaaaGGGCTCAATTTAGAGAAGACTTGAATTTGGACTTCAAAATGAATTTCAACACAAGTAAAGAAACAACCTGTTTGGATTTGCAAATTGAGAATCACTAGGGAAAAAAGTGCATGTCCGGGTGAGTGAGTTTTACATCTAGGTCAAAATGCAAAGCAGagcattttcataatttattccaTTCTTTCATATATAGTGATAAAATTGATAAGGGAAAATATAAAGgatagtaaaaaaaaatcatgaCTTTACCCACTTTACAATAAAAACATTGAAAGAAACACAtctaaagataaaataatattgaccgtccaaaaatcaaatttctgaaATCCTTGTTCTGTGAAATATGTAGCCACATCGTTTCTTTTGGCTTATCTGCATTTTTCTCAAATTTCCTAGTAACAAATCTATAGAATGAAAAAATAGTAATTTTCAAGCTAATATAAGATCAttttaaaataacaatgaaattACTAACGGGATATTACTACATATCAAATTCTTTtccaaatataataaatttaatttaaagctTACCAGTTTAGTTACTAAGCACAAATCTATTGAATAATTTCATAACTCACAAGGGTATATTTACCTAAGTAAAATGTAAGTCGGTCCAAAAATAAGCTTTCTAAGATACGTAACTCGACATTATCATCCAC
This genomic window contains:
- the LOC112734385 gene encoding ubiquitin carboxyl-terminal hydrolase 4 isoform X1; the encoded protein is MGAAGSKLEKALGDQFPEGERYFGLENFGNTCYCNSVLQALYFCVPFREQLLEYYGNNKSIGELEENLLTCLADLFSQISSQKKKTGVIAPKRFVQRLKKQNEIFRSYMHQDAHEFLNYLLNELVDILEKEAHTVQNDQETSPPSEKAANGLTNGTINGAKKDPLVTWVHKNFQGILTNETRCLQCETVTARDETFLDLSLDIEQNSSITSCLKNFSSTETLNAEDKFFCDKCCSLQEAQKRMKIKKPPHILVIHLKRFKYMEQLGRYKKLSYRVVFPLELKLSNTVDEADIEYSLFAVVVHVGSGPNHGHYVSLVKSHNHWLFFDDENVEMIDESAVQTFFGSAQEYSSNTDHGYILFYESLGLGNRS
- the LOC112734385 gene encoding ubiquitin carboxyl-terminal hydrolase 3 isoform X2, producing MGAAGSKLEKALGDQFPEGERYFGLENFGNTCYCNSVLQALYFCVPFREQLLEYYGNNKSIGELEENLLTCLADLFSQISSQKKKTGVIAPKRFVQRLKKQNEIFRSYMHQKEAHTVQNDQETSPPSEKAANGLTNGTINGAKKDPLVTWVHKNFQGILTNETRCLQCETVTARDETFLDLSLDIEQNSSITSCLKNFSSTETLNAEDKFFCDKCCSLQEAQKRMKIKKPPHILVIHLKRFKYMEQLGRYKKLSYRVVFPLELKLSNTVDEADIEYSLFAVVVHVGSGPNHGHYVSLVKSHNHWLFFDDENVEMIDESAVQTFFGSAQEYSSNTDHGYILFYESLGLGNRS